The nucleotide window GGGTCAGGGGGAGCGTGCGAAGTTTCATCAAGCTGTCACCTTCGATAATGTCGATACGTCAAGATCGTGGCCACGGCCTTGGCTCGGGCCTTCGCCGCTGCATTGGGCCATTTCGCAGCGAAGGGCAATGGGGCGATCACCCTGAACCGGGCGCTTCGGGTCGGTCGCGCCCCCGGTGCGGCTACGATCAGCGCGTGGGGTTCAGCCCCTTCAGGAACAGGGCCATCAGGTCGCGCCCGCTGGGTGTCTCGGCGACCGACATCGCCGGGGCATAGGCGATCTCGTGCAGGCTGCATCCCAGCACGAGCGGCGGCGTGTCGAGGGCCAGCCGCTTGGCGACGGCCTCGCCCAGCAGTCGCCAGTGCCGGTCGAGGATCTCGCGCAGCGGCCCGAGCACCTCGGCGTCGTCCTTCTTCTGACGTGCGAATTCCAGCAGCGTGAGGGGCCAGCTTCCGCTGCGGGCGCGCTCGTCGGCCCAGTCGATCAGCAGCGCCTCGATGGCCGGCCGGTCGGGGGCCGCCTCTATGGCGGCGATCAGCCGGTCGACATCGCGCCGGCCCACCGCCTCGAAGACCTCGAGAAAGAGCGCCTCTTTGCAGGTGAAATTGGCGTAGACTGCACCCTTGGTGTGACCGGCCCCGGCGGCGATGGCCTCGAGAGAGGTGGCGGCATAGCCCTGCGCGGCAAACAGCGTTGCCGCCGTCTCGAGCAGACGCTCCCGGGTCCGACGGGCAGTTTCCTTGCGGGTCAATTTCGTGGTCATGGCTCTCGAAAACGTGCGGTCGTCCGGGCTTGTTTTCGTCATACCTGTGAGTATCTGGATACTCAACGGTATCCGAATTGGCTTGCCGTTGGTGTTCGTGACGAGTTTGGGACGGGACTGGCCGGATGCGCTGCAGCCGGTCCGTTCCGCCTCAGTCGGTCAGCCGGCGTTCTTGAAAATCCGGGGGATCGTGATATATAGCGCCTCAGCGGTGATGCCGGTGAAGGACGTGACGATCATGTTCCGCCCGCACCGCCGACTGGCGCTGCCGAAACCGCTTCGTGCATCGGTATCGACGCCTCCGGCTTTCAAACGCCTCCCGATGCGTCTTCGTGACGACACCTGCCCGCGCGCTTCGTGCGGGTCTTTCGCGACCTCTCGTTCTCGCAGGGTCGCCTGTCGGTGTCCGGCCGTGCCGGAGACCGCCGGGAACCGGCTGCATTTGCCGGCCCGGGATCTGACAACAGAATGAATAAGGATACGGACATGACCAAGAATAACGCTCCCCAGAGTTTTCATGCCGCCTTTGCCACCTCGGCCGGGGGCGCGATCTCCGTGTTTTCCCCGCGTGTCGGTGACGAATCCGGCACCGAGGCCGAAACCCAGGCCGATCAGACCGGCGCTGGTGTTGACGCCATGAAGGCGCGCGGCGCCAGGAAGTAAGCTTGCCGCGCGGCGCGTCTGCCCTGCAGTTGCGCCGCATGGCCCGCGCCCGCCGTGCCAGCCTTGGCGCGCCCCGCGCGAAGACATGACCCCGGCGATAGGCCGGACACGCGCCCGGCCTCGAGACCGGGCGTTTTCGTTTCCCGTGGCCCCCCATGCAGAGAGGCCCCGCGCGCCCCATTGTCAGTCGGATGACGCGGCGGAAGGAAACCTCTTTGGCGCAAGCTGTCGCTCTGGTATGCTACCTGAAGACGATTTTTCAGGTCCATTTTCCAGATCGCGGCTTTCGACATGCCCTTTTCCAAGCTGAACTACGTGAACGTGGGGCCGCATGGCACCTTTCGCCGAAGCGGCGCCCTGCACACCACGCCCGAAGACATCGACGCGCTGTTCCGGGCGCTGGCTGACAGCGACGCCCGAAAACTCAGCCTGCATTTTCACGGCGGGCTGGTGAAAGAGGGCCACGGCGAAGCCATCGCCCGCGCCATGCAGCCGGTCTACGAGGCCGGCGGCGCCCATGCGGTGACCTTCATCTGGGAAACCGGCCTGATCGAGACGCTCACGCGCAACCTCCGGCGCATCGACGAGACCAGGCTGTTCCAGAAGCTGGTGCGCTACGTCTTCCGGCAGCTGACCAAGCGGCTCGGGGCCGACCTCTCGGAGCGGGGACCGGGCGAGCCGATGACCATGGCCGAGATCGAGGCCGAGCTGTCGCGGATCGAGAAGTTCGAAGGGTTCGAGGCGACCGCCCGCAGCGGTGCCGAGACACTCGACGAGGCCGAGCTCGAGTTCATCGAGGCCGAGATGGAGACGGAATTCCTGCTCGAGCTGCAGGACGATCCCGAGCTGGCCGAGGGCGATTTCGCCGAGCTGGCCGGGGATGCCCCGCTCGAGCCCACGCTGCGCGAGGCGATGACCGATGTCGATGGCCGTGGCGTGTCGCTCTTCCAGGTGGCGAAATACCTTGCCCGCGTGACCTACCGGGTGCTGAAGCGCTACATCCGCAAGCGCGACCACGGGCTCTATCCCACCGTGATCGAAGAGATCCTGCGGGAGTTCTACCTTGCCGATTTCGGCGCCTGGACCTGGGGCCGGATGAAGGACATCGCCGCCGAGATGTGGCTGCCGAACGGCCCGGTGATCGATGAGAACGCCCATCCCGGCGCCTATTTCCTCGACAAGCTGGCGGCGCATATGGCCAGCCGTCCGGGCTTCACGCTCGACCTGATCGGGCACAGCGCGGGCTCCATCGCGATCTGCGAGATGCTGCGCGCCGCCGAGGTGGCGGGCCGCCGGCCGCCGGTGCGCAATATCGTCTTTCTCGCGCCGGCCTGTCTGACCAGCCTGATGCACCGCGAGATCGTCGCGCACCCCGAGCGGTTCGAGCGGTTCCGCATGTTCACCATGAGCGATGCCTACGAGCAGAAGGACCAGCTTGTGCGCGGGCTCTACACCCGGTCGCTGCTCTACTTCATCTCGGGCGTTCTGGAAGACTCGCCCGACGTGCCCATCGCCGGGATGGAGCGGTTCTGGAGCGAGCCTGCGCTCTTCGACGATCCGGCGCTGACCGAGACGGTCGCGTGGCTCGGCGCGGCGGGCGAGGATCGCGCGGTGCTGTCGGTCACGGCGGACGGCGCGACCGGCGGCCTGACCAGCGCATCGCAGAAGCATGGCGATTTCGACAACGATCCCGCGACGCTCGCGTCCCTGACGCATCTCGTGTCGCAGGCGGTGACCTAGGGGCGGGGCGATGGCGAACCCGCAGCCGCGCGATTACGCCCTTGTCGTCGGGATCGACGACTACCCGCGATACGGCAGCCAGGGCCGCAACCTCAAGGGCGCGGTCCGCGACGCGGGGCGTTTCTACGATTGGCTGACGGATTCCCAGACCGGCGGCGGGCTCGATCCCGACAACTGCCGGCTCATGACCTCGGCCGGCAACCCCTTGGGTCTGACGCAGGCAAGCGTGGATGTCGCGCTCGACGATCTCTGGACGCGGGCGCGCGCCTCGGATGATGGCGGTCGGCGGTTCTACTTCTTCTTCTCCGGGCACGGGCAACTCGTGGCAGGGGCCGACGCGGTGACCTACGCGCAGTCGCTCTGCCTGCCGCACTGGTCGCGGACCATGCCGCATGCCGCTATCAACGCCGACAGCTACGCCGACGTGGTCAAGACCTGCATGCCCTTCGAGGAAGTGGCGATGTTCGTGGACTGCTGCCGGGTGCCCTCGGTCAAGGTGCGGGCCTTCGACAGCTCGGTCGGTTGCAGCCAGCCGCTCGACGGGTTCGACCTGGTGAACCGAATGGCCTTTTTCGCCGCCGAGCCGATGCGCCGCGCCTTCGAGGGCGATTTCGCCGCCGAGGACGACGACGCCGAGCCCGAGGTACACGGGTTCTTCACCACGGCACTGCTCGAGGGGCTCGAGGCGGGCTCGGACCGGCCCGGCGGCGGTATCGGGGCCGAGGCGCTGTGGAAGCACCTCGACTACCGCCTGCCGATGCTCGCCGACGCGCGGGGTCGCCGGCAGGTGCCGCGCCGCGCGCCGCTGCTGTTCTCCGACGACGTGGTCTTCGGGGCGGCGAAGGTCGCCGCGCCCGAGGCGCCGGACGTGCCGAATTTCGAGATCCGCTTCACCGGCGACCGGGTGGGACCGGTCCGCCTGCTCGACGCGGATGCGACCCCGGTGCGCGAAGGCATGCCCGACAGCGGCCCCTGGACCGTGCGGCTGGTGCCGAACCGCACCTACATGCTGGTCGACGACGGCGACGGGACGATGCGCAGCTTCGTGTTCCTTCCGGCGATGGAGGGGCGGCATGACAACTTCTGACCCGACCCACGCGCTGCGGCTGACCGTGGTGAACGACTACACCGGCGCGACCGATTGGAACACGCGGCTCACGCTCTTCGACGGGCACGGCGGACGGGTCGGCGGGGGCGATGCGCCCCTCACGCTTTCGCTGCCGCGCGGGATCTATACCGTGCGCCCGGAGCGTCTGGGCGAGATCGGCCCCGACCAGACGATCCTGCACGAGCGGGCGCAGGAGCTGACGCTTCCGGCGCCACGCCGGCACTCGGCGATGCCATCCCTCGACAGCGCCCACACGCATGAGTTCCTGCAGGCGGCCTCGACGCATTTCAGCCGCGCGCCGAGCTGGGAGAACCCGGATGCGCCCGGCGATGCGCCGCTGCTCATGGTGCTGGTGCGGGCGACCGGCGACGGCGACCATTCGGACGTCGACCCGGCCGAGGGGCTGGCGATCCTGGACGACACCGGCTCCGTGGTGACCCGGTTCGAGCCCGACCGCACCGCGCGCAACGCGGCCGAGGGCTGGGTCGCCTTCTCGGCCCATCTGCCGCCG belongs to Salipiger profundus and includes:
- a CDS encoding caspase family protein translates to MANPQPRDYALVVGIDDYPRYGSQGRNLKGAVRDAGRFYDWLTDSQTGGGLDPDNCRLMTSAGNPLGLTQASVDVALDDLWTRARASDDGGRRFYFFFSGHGQLVAGADAVTYAQSLCLPHWSRTMPHAAINADSYADVVKTCMPFEEVAMFVDCCRVPSVKVRAFDSSVGCSQPLDGFDLVNRMAFFAAEPMRRAFEGDFAAEDDDAEPEVHGFFTTALLEGLEAGSDRPGGGIGAEALWKHLDYRLPMLADARGRRQVPRRAPLLFSDDVVFGAAKVAAPEAPDVPNFEIRFTGDRVGPVRLLDADATPVREGMPDSGPWTVRLVPNRTYMLVDDGDGTMRSFVFLPAMEGRHDNF
- a CDS encoding TetR/AcrR family transcriptional regulator, coding for MTTKLTRKETARRTRERLLETAATLFAAQGYAATSLEAIAAGAGHTKGAVYANFTCKEALFLEVFEAVGRRDVDRLIAAIEAAPDRPAIEALLIDWADERARSGSWPLTLLEFARQKKDDAEVLGPLREILDRHWRLLGEAVAKRLALDTPPLVLGCSLHEIAYAPAMSVAETPSGRDLMALFLKGLNPTR